One genomic window of Nakamurella panacisegetis includes the following:
- a CDS encoding Ni/Fe hydrogenase subunit alpha, translating into MSHKLTDGGQVMHVGTLSRVEGEGALHIEYTGGRATKVELRIYEPPRFYEAFLRGRAWTEPPDITARICGICPVAYQMSACAAIEDVCGVTVPEAIRSMRRLLYCGEWIESHALHIFLLHAPDFLGYDGAIEMAADHPTVVERGLRLKRAGNDLMNLVGGRSVHPINVRIGGFYKMPTRLELRGIRPVLERARDDAVETVRLVSGFDFPEMEQPYEYLSLRPEVGYPIESGRVVTTAGKAFGVREFTQHIQEQHVPWSNALHATLDGESPYVVGPLARYTLNFDRLSPLAQGIAREAGLGTACRNPFRSIIVRAIELVYALDEAIRIIDGWRDGIAPSVPVPAQAGEGFGASEAPRGVLFHRYVLDAAGIITDAQIVPPTSQNQPSIEADLATMVHSWSELDDHALSHRCEHAIRNYDPCISCATHFLDLTVTRS; encoded by the coding sequence GAGTCACAAGCTGACCGACGGCGGCCAGGTGATGCACGTCGGCACGCTGTCGCGCGTGGAGGGCGAGGGGGCCCTGCACATCGAGTACACCGGCGGCCGGGCGACCAAGGTCGAACTGCGGATCTACGAGCCGCCCCGCTTCTACGAGGCGTTCCTGCGCGGCCGGGCCTGGACCGAACCACCTGACATCACGGCGCGCATCTGTGGGATCTGCCCGGTCGCGTATCAGATGAGCGCCTGCGCCGCGATCGAGGACGTCTGCGGGGTCACGGTTCCCGAGGCCATCCGATCGATGCGGCGGCTGCTGTACTGCGGCGAGTGGATCGAAAGCCATGCGCTGCACATCTTCCTGCTGCATGCCCCGGACTTCCTCGGCTACGACGGAGCGATCGAGATGGCCGCGGACCACCCGACGGTGGTCGAGCGCGGGCTGCGGTTGAAGCGGGCGGGCAACGACCTCATGAACCTGGTCGGCGGCCGCTCGGTGCATCCGATCAACGTCCGGATCGGCGGCTTCTACAAGATGCCGACCCGGCTGGAACTGCGAGGCATCCGACCGGTGCTGGAACGGGCCCGCGACGACGCGGTCGAAACCGTGCGGCTGGTCTCAGGTTTCGACTTCCCGGAGATGGAACAACCCTACGAGTATCTCTCGCTCCGGCCCGAGGTCGGCTATCCGATCGAATCGGGCAGGGTGGTCACCACGGCGGGCAAAGCGTTCGGAGTCCGCGAATTCACCCAGCACATTCAGGAACAGCACGTTCCGTGGTCGAATGCGTTGCACGCCACGCTGGACGGTGAGTCCCCCTACGTGGTCGGCCCGCTCGCCCGGTACACGCTGAACTTCGACCGGTTGTCGCCGCTCGCGCAGGGCATCGCCCGCGAGGCCGGATTGGGCACCGCCTGCCGCAATCCGTTCCGGTCGATCATCGTGCGCGCGATCGAACTGGTCTACGCCCTCGACGAGGCGATCCGGATCATCGACGGCTGGCGGGACGGCATCGCCCCGTCCGTACCGGTGCCGGCGCAGGCCGGGGAGGGGTTCGGTGCCAGCGAGGCACCACGCGGTGTGTTGTTCCACCGATATGTCCTCGACGCGGCCGGGATCATCACCGACGCCCAGATCGTTCCGCCGACGTCGCAGAACCAGCCGAGCATCGAAGCCGACCTGGCCACGATGGTGCACTCCTGGTCCGAGCTGGACGACCACGCCCTGTCCCATCGCTGCGAGCACGCCATCCGCAACTACGACCCGTGCATCTCGTGCGCAACGCACTTCCTGGACCTGACCGTGACACGCTCATGA
- a CDS encoding hydrogenase maturation protease has product MTASPIGLPPALLVGLGRPDRGDDGVGPVVALDVAALRLPGVQVLERVDPTSLIDLWTDRETTVVVDAVCSNGIPGTLIVLESGADDPRLPDGVWSGTGRGGTHAFGLAAAVELSRALHRLPRRLVLIGIEAAQLGYGEPLSPAVSAAVGPAVETACGILVQAGATGSRHSHGSGGSPIRVTRGVDP; this is encoded by the coding sequence ATGACCGCCTCACCGATCGGTCTGCCTCCGGCGTTGCTCGTCGGGCTGGGTCGCCCCGATCGCGGCGATGACGGGGTCGGTCCCGTCGTCGCCCTGGACGTCGCGGCACTCCGGCTTCCCGGCGTCCAGGTGCTCGAGCGGGTCGACCCGACCTCGCTGATCGATCTGTGGACGGACCGGGAGACGACCGTCGTGGTGGACGCGGTCTGTTCCAACGGCATCCCGGGCACGTTGATCGTCCTGGAATCCGGCGCCGACGACCCGCGATTGCCGGACGGCGTGTGGAGCGGTACCGGACGCGGCGGAACCCATGCGTTCGGCCTGGCTGCGGCGGTCGAACTGTCCCGGGCCCTGCACCGGCTGCCCCGGCGACTGGTGCTCATCGGGATCGAGGCCGCGCAGCTGGGTTACGGCGAGCCGCTCTCGCCCGCGGTGAGTGCGGCCGTCGGCCCCGCGGTCGAGACGGCCTGCGGGATCCTGGTGCAGGCCGGTGCGACGGGTTCCCGACATTC